Proteins encoded by one window of Clostridium cagae:
- a CDS encoding ATP-dependent helicase — protein MYNLDIYQNEAVITKDKNALIIAAPGSGKTTVIINRIYYLVNKLKVSNGRIIVITFTKAAAKNMKERYENRFKQNISPFFGTFHGLFYKILLRTGKSIDIIDGGIVNKLINKVLTKYFDDINEDKIKEVLNNISLYKTSRIRLGDFKPSVSREIFEDALECYEHYKKEHGKIDFDDLAIEALELLESNEKALIYYRKLFKYILVDEFQDCDELQIEFLKLINDGEDNSLFAVGDEDQCIYSFRGSKPMYMVTFDKMFKDSKKHYLSINYRSKDNIVERSKKLIKFNKERNNKEILSNKKDDGIIKFYTPYNEKSQGDILANLVKNEKKYNINYEENAILYRTNMEAMSIIDAFTKNHIPFRLLDRQYNFFEHFICKDLIAYLKLVVNPFDKESFIKIINKPFRYISKHNIDYVRNYSIQENLFNILINKEDAPPFQRKNLDELKKDFNYLNKISLGSAIAYIVMDLEYIDYLKSYCEKFSQNLEDLEEVIEEFKLSAEGFKNIFDFLAHIENVSNEIEESKNKNQREGVILSTIHGVKGMEFKNVYLVNCNEDTIPHSSSKEENIEEERRLFYVGITRAIDNLYLFAPKNRRGQLKDISRFICESEFDKLPKDTYGYKVDDNISQKTYGLGKIKFIEDDKVTISFEDGVNRSFSLKVLAENDLIQKII, from the coding sequence ATGTATAATCTGGATATATATCAAAATGAAGCAGTGATAACCAAGGATAAAAATGCATTAATTATTGCAGCTCCTGGATCTGGAAAAACTACTGTAATAATTAACAGAATATATTATTTAGTTAATAAGCTAAAAGTTAGTAATGGACGTATAATAGTAATTACATTTACTAAAGCAGCAGCTAAAAATATGAAAGAAAGATATGAAAATAGATTTAAACAAAATATATCACCATTCTTTGGTACATTTCATGGACTCTTTTACAAAATCCTTTTAAGAACAGGAAAAAGTATAGATATAATAGATGGAGGTATTGTAAATAAGCTTATAAATAAAGTGTTAACGAAGTATTTTGATGATATTAATGAGGATAAGATTAAAGAAGTTTTAAATAATATATCATTATATAAAACTTCAAGGATAAGACTAGGCGATTTTAAACCATCTGTATCTAGAGAAATATTTGAAGATGCTTTAGAGTGTTATGAACATTATAAAAAAGAGCATGGAAAAATAGATTTTGATGATTTAGCCATAGAAGCGTTAGAATTACTTGAGAGTAATGAAAAAGCATTAATTTATTATAGAAAATTATTTAAATATATTTTAGTGGATGAATTTCAAGATTGTGATGAATTGCAAATTGAGTTTTTAAAATTAATAAATGATGGTGAAGATAATTCATTATTTGCAGTTGGTGATGAAGATCAATGTATTTATTCATTTAGAGGCTCTAAACCTATGTATATGGTTACTTTTGATAAGATGTTTAAAGATAGTAAAAAACACTATTTATCAATAAATTATAGAAGTAAAGACAATATAGTTGAGAGATCTAAGAAACTAATAAAGTTTAATAAGGAAAGAAATAATAAAGAGATATTATCTAATAAAAAAGATGATGGGATAATTAAGTTTTATACTCCTTATAATGAAAAATCTCAAGGTGATATTTTAGCTAATTTAGTTAAAAACGAAAAAAAATATAATATCAATTATGAAGAAAATGCAATTCTTTATAGAACTAACATGGAAGCTATGAGTATTATAGACGCATTTACTAAAAATCATATTCCCTTTAGGTTATTAGACAGACAATATAATTTTTTTGAGCATTTTATTTGTAAAGATTTGATAGCATATTTAAAATTAGTTGTAAATCCTTTTGATAAGGAGAGTTTTATAAAAATTATAAATAAGCCATTTAGATATATAAGTAAGCATAATATAGATTATGTGAGAAATTATTCTATACAGGAAAATTTATTTAATATATTAATAAATAAAGAAGATGCTCCACCTTTCCAAAGAAAAAATCTTGATGAATTAAAAAAAGATTTTAATTATTTAAATAAAATTTCTTTAGGTTCTGCAATTGCATATATAGTTATGGATTTAGAATATATAGACTACTTAAAATCTTATTGTGAAAAGTTTAGTCAAAATCTAGAAGATTTAGAAGAGGTAATTGAAGAATTCAAATTATCTGCAGAAGGATTTAAAAATATATTTGATTTTTTAGCTCATATTGAAAATGTAAGCAATGAAATAGAGGAAAGTAAAAATAAAAATCAAAGAGAAGGGGTAATCCTTAGTACAATTCATGGTGTAAAGGGTATGGAATTTAAAAATGTATATCTTGTAAATTGTAATGAAGATACTATTCCACATTCATCTAGTAAAGAGGAAAACATAGAAGAAGAAAGAAGACTTTTTTATGTTGGTATAACAAGAGCCATAGACAATCTTTATTTATTTGCACCTAAAAATAGAAGAGGGCAACTCAAGGATATATCTAGGTTTATATGTGAATCGGAATTTGATAAATTACCTAAGGATACTTATGGATATAAGGTAGATGATAATATAAGTCAAAAAACTTATGGCTTAGGAAAGATAAAGTTTATAGAAGATGATAAAGTTACTATAAGTTTTGAAGATGGAGTTAATAGGAGTTTTTCGTTAAAGGTATTGGCAGAGAATGATTTAATTCAGAAAATTATTTAA
- a CDS encoding cell division FtsA domain-containing protein: MELKNFNPKDIIFSLDIGTRSIIGTVGIIRDKKFEVICEEYMEHEERAMVDGQIHDISLVASVVEKVKRILEEKIGITLTEVSIAAAGRFLRTVNSRAEIEIDEDQEIDKEIVRSLELSVVKNAEKEIDNSADGKLYCVGYSVKSFYLNGFVISNLIGHKGKTIEAEVIATFLPRSVIDSLYSVMNKVNLKVTNLTLEPIAAIEAAIPKNLRLLNIALIDVGAGTSDIAISNKETISAYGMVPMAGDEVTEIIAQEYLVDFNTAEFIKKSVNESKEIVYTDVLGLENTILSSNVIKLIDPSVKKISEEISSKILELNGGKSPSAVFLVGGGAHTPRLLECISVNLNLPPQRIAIKDRKAITECISDNSLGSAGVTVLGIGLIALRNLGTDFIDVILNDTPVSLFNSHKHTVMDVLLQAGVNPSLLIAKNGKSVRFKYNGRKRIVFGEYGTSAKIFINGNESALETEVKANDNIEVQYAKNGNNANPKVCDYIENINSITIYIDDELINLEPIITVNNKIEDINYTLKNNDELRVFIPNKVSEIKEYILNDDEISLFKDEILLNEEYELQDGDGLIKKDSSLIETQIENNELKDVKLTSDIIDDMQELKKEETTEVKLNNNPNKDDELSIDESLNNDVDKNSFEEKFNEIKVIVNNKEIVLKGKDEYVFVDIFDYIDFDLTISKGIINAKVNGENSSYTARIVEGDVIEVYWS; this comes from the coding sequence ATGGAGTTAAAAAATTTTAATCCTAAAGATATAATTTTTTCATTAGATATAGGGACAAGATCAATAATAGGAACTGTAGGAATAATAAGAGATAAAAAATTTGAAGTAATTTGTGAAGAATACATGGAACATGAAGAAAGAGCAATGGTAGATGGTCAAATTCATGATATTAGTTTAGTAGCTTCTGTAGTTGAAAAAGTGAAAAGAATATTGGAAGAAAAAATAGGAATTACACTTACAGAAGTGTCTATAGCAGCTGCAGGTAGATTTTTAAGAACTGTAAATTCAAGAGCGGAAATTGAAATAGATGAAGATCAAGAAATTGATAAGGAAATTGTAAGGAGCTTAGAACTTAGTGTTGTTAAAAATGCAGAAAAAGAAATAGACAATAGTGCAGATGGAAAATTATACTGTGTTGGTTATTCTGTTAAAAGCTTTTATTTAAATGGCTTTGTAATATCTAATTTAATAGGACATAAGGGGAAAACTATTGAAGCAGAAGTAATTGCAACATTTTTACCTAGATCTGTTATTGATTCTCTTTATTCTGTAATGAATAAGGTGAATTTAAAAGTGACTAATTTAACATTGGAACCTATTGCAGCAATAGAAGCAGCTATACCTAAAAACTTGAGGTTATTAAATATTGCGCTTATAGATGTTGGTGCTGGAACATCAGACATAGCAATAAGTAATAAGGAAACAATATCTGCATACGGTATGGTACCTATGGCTGGAGACGAAGTTACTGAAATAATAGCACAAGAGTATTTAGTTGATTTTAATACAGCAGAATTTATAAAGAAATCTGTAAATGAATCTAAAGAGATTGTTTATACTGATGTATTAGGTCTTGAAAATACAATTTTATCATCAAATGTTATTAAATTGATTGATCCATCAGTAAAAAAGATATCAGAAGAGATTTCAAGTAAGATTTTAGAGCTAAATGGTGGAAAGTCTCCAAGTGCTGTATTTTTAGTTGGTGGAGGAGCACATACACCGAGACTTTTAGAATGTATAAGTGTAAATTTAAATTTACCACCTCAAAGAATTGCAATTAAGGATAGAAAAGCTATTACAGAATGCATATCTGATAATTCTTTAGGATCAGCAGGTGTTACAGTACTGGGAATAGGACTTATAGCATTAAGAAATTTAGGTACAGATTTTATTGATGTTATATTAAATGATACACCAGTTAGTTTATTTAATTCGCATAAGCACACAGTTATGGATGTATTGCTTCAAGCTGGTGTTAACCCATCACTACTTATAGCTAAGAATGGTAAAAGTGTAAGATTTAAATACAATGGACGTAAGAGAATTGTATTTGGAGAATATGGAACTAGCGCTAAGATATTTATAAATGGAAATGAATCTGCATTAGAAACAGAAGTTAAGGCTAATGATAATATAGAAGTACAATATGCTAAAAATGGTAATAACGCTAATCCTAAAGTGTGTGATTACATTGAAAATATAAATTCTATAACTATTTATATTGATGATGAACTTATAAATTTGGAACCTATAATAACGGTAAATAATAAAATAGAAGATATAAACTATACATTAAAAAACAATGATGAACTTAGAGTATTTATACCAAATAAAGTTTCAGAGATAAAAGAATATATTTTGAATGATGATGAAATAAGCTTATTTAAAGATGAAATTTTATTAAATGAGGAGTATGAACTTCAAGATGGTGATGGACTTATCAAAAAAGATAGTTCATTAATTGAAACACAAATAGAAAACAATGAATTAAAAGATGTTAAATTAACAAGTGATATTATTGACGATATGCAAGAACTTAAAAAAGAAGAAACTACTGAGGTTAAGTTAAATAATAATCCAAACAAAGATGATGAGTTAAGTATTGATGAAAGTTTAAATAATGATGTAGATAAAAATAGTTTTGAGGAAAAATTTAATGAAATAAAAGTTATTGTAAATAATAAAGAAATAGTATTAAAAGGCAAAGATGAGTATGTTTTTGTTGATATTTTTGACTATATAGATTTTGACTTAACAATTTCAAAGGGCATAATAAATGCTAAAGTTAATGGAGAAAATTCATCATATACAGCTAGAATAGTTGAAGGTGATGTTATAGAAGTTTATTGGTCATAA